Proteins encoded together in one Streptomyces sp. TLI_171 window:
- a CDS encoding DNA cytosine methyltransferase, translated as MHSVAEAPHAILDPGAAGDPVAETPSPQDRSEIIDLFAGPGGLDMAAHALGLTVTGVEWDGDACATRVANGLATRQGDVRNFGPADFPKAGILAGGPPCQTFTVAGNGAGRRALDQVIAYARRMALGEDVRAELDAQKDPRTGLVLEPLRWILEALEAGLPYQVIVLEQVPSVLPVWHEYRRILEKRGYSVKCDVLHTEEYGVPQTRRRAILIARLLTDSNALLHQQVEMPAPTHHRFHKGRPRPVSGHGLEPWVTMGEALGRKDAFQVVSNYGTGGDPKVRGQRTSDEPAFTVTGKVTRNRVVPAGQKPDPNTDGRFSDREAGRLQTFPAAYRWSGRAVAQQIGNAIPPRLGVHVLAAALELGSEDIQAALKRLENWHPPQQTEVEDNGNQGL; from the coding sequence ATGCACTCCGTCGCCGAAGCCCCCCACGCGATCCTCGATCCCGGGGCGGCCGGCGACCCGGTGGCCGAAACCCCCTCCCCGCAGGATCGCTCCGAGATCATCGACCTGTTCGCGGGCCCCGGCGGTCTCGACATGGCCGCGCATGCTCTGGGGCTCACGGTGACAGGGGTCGAGTGGGACGGTGATGCGTGTGCTACCCGGGTGGCAAACGGCCTGGCCACTCGGCAGGGTGACGTCCGGAACTTCGGCCCCGCCGACTTCCCGAAGGCCGGGATCCTGGCAGGCGGTCCTCCGTGTCAGACCTTCACTGTCGCAGGCAACGGCGCCGGTCGCCGTGCCTTGGACCAGGTGATCGCCTACGCCCGACGGATGGCCCTCGGCGAGGACGTCCGGGCTGAACTCGACGCACAGAAAGACCCTCGCACCGGTCTGGTACTCGAACCGCTGCGCTGGATCCTGGAGGCATTGGAAGCAGGTCTCCCCTACCAGGTAATCGTGCTGGAGCAGGTCCCCTCGGTACTCCCGGTCTGGCACGAGTACCGACGTATCCTCGAAAAGCGCGGCTACTCCGTCAAGTGCGACGTGCTGCACACCGAGGAGTACGGCGTTCCGCAGACCCGACGACGCGCGATTCTGATCGCTCGTCTCCTCACCGACTCCAACGCCTTGCTGCATCAACAGGTGGAAATGCCGGCTCCGACCCACCACCGCTTCCACAAGGGCCGTCCTCGGCCGGTCTCGGGTCACGGTCTGGAACCCTGGGTGACAATGGGCGAGGCACTCGGCCGGAAGGACGCATTCCAGGTCGTGTCCAATTACGGGACAGGTGGCGACCCCAAGGTCCGCGGCCAACGCACCTCGGACGAACCAGCCTTCACCGTCACGGGCAAGGTCACCCGGAACCGCGTGGTGCCCGCCGGCCAGAAGCCGGACCCCAACACGGACGGCCGGTTCAGCGACCGGGAGGCGGGCCGGTTGCAGACCTTCCCCGCCGCGTACCGCTGGTCCGGCAGAGCCGTGGCCCAGCAGATTGGCAATGCGATCCCACCCCGGCTCGGGGTGCATGTGCTCGCAGCCGCACTCGAACTCGGCTCGGAAGATATCCAGGCCGCCCTGAAACGACTCGAGAACTGGCACCCTCCTCAGCAGACCGAGGTCGAGGACAACGGGAACCAAGGTCTGTGA
- a CDS encoding NUDIX domain-containing protein: MSDAQRVGRAVFSAAAGALITRGDGEVLLVHHGRSRTWVLPGGKAEWGEPPARTCAREVAEELGVPAAVGRLLVYNWMTTRAELFPGAANAEHAYPCHVFTFHATLAPGAQERIRTPERELLGWHW, encoded by the coding sequence GTGTCCGACGCCCAACGAGTGGGGCGCGCCGTGTTCTCGGCCGCCGCCGGCGCACTGATCACCCGCGGGGACGGGGAGGTCCTCCTCGTCCACCACGGCCGCTCCCGCACCTGGGTCCTGCCCGGTGGGAAGGCCGAGTGGGGCGAGCCGCCCGCCCGGACCTGCGCCCGCGAGGTCGCGGAGGAACTCGGCGTCCCGGCCGCCGTCGGCCGCCTGCTCGTCTACAACTGGATGACCACCCGCGCGGAGCTGTTCCCCGGCGCCGCCAACGCCGAACACGCCTACCCCTGCCACGTGTTCACCTTCCACGCCACCCTCGCCCCCGGAGCGCAGGAGCGGATCCGCACACCGGAGCGGGAGTTGCTGGGCTGGCACTGGTAG
- a CDS encoding tyrosine-type recombinase/integrase, producing MKDPIRKITHKDGSVRYRLVVDIGVTPEGKRKQLTRTFKTKKEAVAELSRIRHELKVGTFVAPNTMTLDNLLDIWLKSATRDVEEGTASNYVSAMVPVRAHSGAKELQSLTEEDIESLIDWMLTSGRRRGGKPGTGLGVRSVRLSLGRLRAAMNLAVRRGLMTRNVAEHVTISREAKKKAEANKPPEVPWNENEVKAFIAAIQHDRLHGALMLTMIAERPAEVCGGRWEEDIDLVKGTVAVQNTRTIVYDRTLEKGSRNKVVEKETKTEAGTRVLPLPAPTIKALKSFRAIQAAEKLAAGPLYNDSGYVLVDELGNPLKTDKLRREAYRLMKVAGVRQVRLYLARHAVLSWMANNGVPDTVVSAWAGHTDLSFTKRVYVHPDPQSLKAGSEKLNELLG from the coding sequence ATGAAGGACCCCATACGCAAGATCACCCACAAGGACGGGAGCGTCCGCTACCGGCTGGTAGTGGACATTGGCGTCACACCCGAGGGCAAGCGCAAGCAGCTCACCCGCACCTTCAAGACCAAGAAGGAAGCCGTCGCCGAACTCTCCCGGATTCGGCACGAACTCAAAGTCGGCACGTTCGTAGCACCGAACACCATGACGCTGGACAATCTCCTGGACATCTGGCTGAAGAGCGCGACTCGCGATGTCGAAGAAGGGACAGCCTCGAACTACGTGAGCGCCATGGTGCCGGTCCGGGCACACAGCGGCGCGAAGGAACTCCAGAGCCTCACTGAGGAGGACATCGAATCTCTGATCGACTGGATGCTCACATCCGGCCGCCGCCGCGGAGGGAAACCTGGGACGGGACTCGGCGTCAGGTCGGTCCGGCTCTCGCTGGGGCGCCTTCGCGCTGCGATGAACCTCGCGGTCCGCCGCGGGCTGATGACGCGAAACGTCGCGGAACACGTGACCATCTCACGCGAGGCCAAGAAAAAGGCGGAAGCCAACAAGCCTCCGGAGGTTCCATGGAACGAGAACGAGGTCAAGGCGTTCATCGCGGCTATCCAGCACGACCGCCTTCACGGGGCACTGATGCTAACCATGATCGCCGAACGCCCTGCCGAGGTCTGCGGCGGTCGCTGGGAGGAGGACATCGACCTCGTGAAGGGCACTGTCGCAGTCCAGAACACCCGCACCATCGTCTACGACCGGACACTGGAGAAGGGATCGCGGAACAAGGTCGTGGAGAAGGAGACGAAGACAGAGGCTGGAACGCGCGTCCTCCCCCTGCCCGCCCCCACAATCAAGGCACTCAAGTCCTTCCGCGCCATCCAGGCGGCGGAGAAGCTCGCAGCCGGCCCTCTGTACAACGACTCCGGGTATGTGCTCGTCGACGAGCTAGGCAACCCGCTCAAGACCGACAAGCTCCGCCGCGAGGCGTACCGACTCATGAAGGTCGCCGGCGTACGCCAAGTCCGCCTCTACCTGGCCCGCCATGCCGTCCTCTCCTGGATGGCCAACAACGGAGTGCCCGACACGGTCGTGTCCGCGTGGGCGGGGCACACGGACCTCAGCTTCACGAAGCGGGTGTACGTGCACCCCGACCCGCAGAGCCTCAAGGCGGGTTCGGAGAAGCTGAACGAACTGCTCGGCTGA
- a CDS encoding YbhB/YbcL family Raf kinase inhibitor-like protein, with protein MSRPSRTAALLLSAATAVPLALFGAAESSAQVAKGSPEFGRVSVRSGIPSGLPRFVVSSPDLVNGRFPQAHWANAFGCDGGNQPLRLAWHGAPAGTRSFAVTMFDPDAPTGSGFWHWLTWDLPATATGLADTPPPGAVTGADDAGAQGYLGPCPPVGDRPHHYRITVYALDTPSLALPAATPPAVTAFSMGGHILGVAQTTAVAAR; from the coding sequence GTGTCACGTCCGTCCCGTACCGCCGCCCTGCTGCTGTCCGCCGCCACCGCCGTGCCGCTGGCCCTGTTCGGGGCGGCCGAATCGAGCGCCCAAGTGGCGAAGGGTTCACCCGAGTTCGGACGCGTCTCGGTCCGCTCGGGCATCCCGAGCGGCCTGCCCCGGTTCGTCGTCAGCAGCCCCGACCTGGTGAACGGCCGTTTCCCGCAGGCGCATTGGGCGAATGCCTTCGGCTGCGACGGCGGCAACCAGCCGCTCCGCCTGGCCTGGCACGGCGCCCCAGCCGGTACCCGGAGCTTCGCCGTCACCATGTTCGACCCCGACGCGCCGACCGGCTCCGGCTTCTGGCACTGGCTCACCTGGGACCTGCCCGCCACCGCCACTGGCCTGGCCGACACCCCGCCGCCCGGTGCGGTGACGGGCGCCGACGACGCCGGTGCGCAGGGCTACTTGGGCCCCTGCCCGCCGGTCGGCGACCGCCCGCACCACTACCGGATCACCGTCTACGCCCTGGACACGCCCAGCCTGGCGCTGCCGGCCGCGACACCGCCGGCCGTCACCGCGTTCAGCATGGGAGGGCACATCCTCGGCGTCGCGCAGACCACGGCTGTGGCAGCACGCTGA
- a CDS encoding TetR/AcrR family transcriptional regulator: MIEQANPASGQRGPDAAADDASTPVRPGRRRSEESRRAILAAAYELLAEDGYARLTVEGIAARAGTGKQTVYRWWPGKADVLLEAVTAHARQHIPLPDTGDHAADLQVFLSATFAAATTPTVDALRALMAEAQIDPAFGERFRDTLLGPRREALGVLVARAHADGALAPQLTPDAAVELAFGALWYRLLASREPLDDRLAALLTRTLLG; encoded by the coding sequence GTGATCGAGCAAGCGAACCCCGCCTCGGGGCAACGAGGCCCCGACGCAGCGGCTGACGATGCGTCAACTCCGGTGCGTCCGGGCCGTCGACGCAGCGAGGAGAGTCGGCGCGCGATCCTCGCCGCCGCGTACGAGCTGCTCGCCGAGGACGGCTACGCGCGGCTCACCGTCGAGGGCATCGCCGCCCGCGCGGGCACCGGCAAGCAGACCGTCTACCGCTGGTGGCCCGGCAAGGCGGACGTCCTGCTCGAAGCCGTCACCGCGCACGCCCGGCAGCACATCCCGCTGCCCGACACCGGCGACCACGCCGCTGACCTGCAGGTGTTCCTGTCCGCCACGTTCGCCGCCGCCACCACGCCCACCGTGGACGCACTGCGCGCGCTGATGGCCGAGGCGCAGATCGACCCGGCGTTCGGCGAACGGTTCCGCGACACCCTGCTCGGACCACGCCGCGAAGCGCTCGGCGTCCTCGTCGCACGCGCCCACGCGGACGGGGCGCTCGCACCGCAGCTCACCCCCGACGCGGCCGTCGAGTTGGCGTTCGGCGCGCTCTGGTACCGGCTGCTCGCCAGCCGCGAACCGCTCGACGACCGGCTGGCCGCGCTCCTCACCCGCACCCTGCTGGGCTGA
- a CDS encoding helix-turn-helix domain-containing protein yields MAAPNGMTVDELLALPAAIDLDTANSALGIGRSTGYGLAKAGQYPVAVLRLGNAYRVVTSDLLRLLQVERPTCSAPTTSAVGGAGLCA; encoded by the coding sequence ATGGCTGCACCCAACGGGATGACCGTCGACGAGCTGCTGGCGCTGCCGGCGGCTATCGACCTCGACACGGCGAACAGCGCGCTCGGGATCGGACGCTCTACCGGGTACGGACTGGCGAAGGCCGGTCAGTACCCGGTCGCGGTCCTCCGGCTGGGCAACGCTTACCGGGTAGTGACGTCCGACTTGCTGCGGCTGCTCCAGGTGGAGAGGCCGACCTGCAGCGCGCCGACGACCAGTGCGGTTGGCGGCGCCGGGCTCTGCGCGTGA
- a CDS encoding DNA cytosine methyltransferase translates to MEPPRFSSLEICSGAGAQALGLEQAGFDPVLLIDNRPQACETIARNRPHWQVRCEDVVDFDPADHSGAYDVDLLSGGLPRVKSPAAVRRAADEGERHLLKAAIWLLTAVRPRALLLENVPDLIEKSAFADDRSWIEDELAHAGYRPHWKVLNAADHGVPQNRRSGFLVALADGCPADFVWPEPDPGPIVTVGEALGESMATHGWPGARRWAAQADRPAPALVGGSDRRGGPDLGPTGSKRAWASLGIDGNGIADDYPGADFPLDGTPRLNVRQTAMIQAFPEDWVIHGRKTAAYRQIGHAMPPPLAAAVGRAIATALGG, encoded by the coding sequence TTGGAGCCACCCAGGTTCTCGTCGCTGGAGATCTGCTCCGGGGCAGGTGCGCAGGCTCTCGGGCTGGAACAGGCTGGCTTCGATCCGGTGTTGTTGATCGACAACAGGCCGCAAGCCTGCGAGACGATCGCCAGGAATCGGCCGCATTGGCAGGTCCGTTGCGAGGACGTCGTCGACTTCGATCCGGCCGACCACTCGGGAGCCTACGACGTCGATCTGCTCAGCGGCGGGCTTCCGCGGGTCAAGTCGCCTGCGGCTGTACGTCGGGCCGCGGACGAGGGCGAACGGCACTTGCTGAAGGCGGCCATCTGGTTGCTGACCGCGGTGCGGCCCCGGGCGCTGCTGCTCGAGAACGTGCCTGATCTGATCGAGAAGAGCGCGTTCGCGGACGACAGGTCGTGGATCGAGGACGAGTTGGCACATGCCGGCTATCGACCTCATTGGAAGGTGCTGAACGCAGCGGATCACGGCGTACCGCAGAACCGCCGGAGCGGATTTCTGGTCGCTCTGGCCGACGGATGCCCAGCCGACTTCGTCTGGCCCGAGCCCGACCCCGGCCCGATCGTCACCGTGGGCGAGGCTCTTGGCGAGTCTATGGCGACGCACGGGTGGCCGGGTGCGCGACGCTGGGCCGCGCAGGCCGACCGCCCCGCACCCGCGTTGGTCGGCGGATCCGACCGCCGTGGTGGGCCGGACCTCGGCCCGACGGGCAGCAAGCGAGCGTGGGCCTCACTCGGGATCGACGGCAACGGCATTGCCGATGACTACCCGGGCGCCGACTTTCCGTTGGACGGCACTCCCCGCCTCAACGTCCGCCAGACCGCAATGATTCAGGCCTTTCCGGAGGACTGGGTCATCCATGGACGCAAGACGGCCGCGTATCGACAGATCGGGCACGCAATGCCTCCTCCGCTTGCCGCAGCAGTGGGCCGCGCCATCGCAACTGCGCTGGGCGGCTAG
- a CDS encoding DUF6339 family protein yields MAILRGVTPIEDRSTRWNTAPLREIIDEAMARFGDTRTEADTWLAPRLHATLRMTRAEAARPEVWNFLALAVAPDYVLWRHLATGGAKDGTAHRVNTPRFVGAHDSQAFARLWWAAEMFRDGPDYRPVEVACGNQDMLNTALRLDAIDHKPTALAMVRVLENLLRAGATRLGDRVNALCTAVNSVGSTLLYDVLAPDELPDQEALLAWIEDTDSAPAVPWDRLPDGPEDGTARRASVEQLTGMFQELSDEAPLRDRSRKLPTESD; encoded by the coding sequence GTGGCGATCCTGCGGGGGGTCACTCCGATCGAGGACCGATCGACCCGCTGGAACACCGCACCACTGCGGGAGATCATCGACGAAGCGATGGCCCGATTCGGCGACACGCGTACGGAAGCCGACACCTGGCTGGCACCACGCTTGCACGCGACTCTTCGAATGACCCGCGCCGAGGCTGCCCGCCCGGAAGTCTGGAACTTCCTCGCATTGGCGGTTGCCCCGGATTACGTGCTGTGGCGCCACCTCGCCACGGGGGGGGCCAAGGACGGTACCGCGCACAGGGTCAACACCCCGCGCTTTGTTGGCGCCCACGACAGTCAGGCATTCGCTCGACTCTGGTGGGCCGCCGAGATGTTCCGGGACGGACCCGACTACCGACCGGTCGAGGTGGCGTGCGGAAACCAGGACATGCTCAACACCGCGCTGCGCCTCGACGCAATCGACCACAAGCCGACCGCCTTGGCCATGGTGCGCGTGCTGGAGAACCTGCTGCGAGCCGGGGCGACCAGGTTGGGCGACCGGGTCAACGCGCTGTGCACAGCTGTGAACTCCGTGGGCAGCACGCTGCTGTACGACGTTCTGGCCCCCGACGAACTGCCGGACCAGGAAGCGCTGTTGGCGTGGATCGAGGATACGGACAGCGCGCCCGCGGTGCCCTGGGACCGTCTGCCCGACGGGCCGGAGGACGGAACGGCACGCCGGGCCTCGGTGGAACAGCTCACCGGGATGTTCCAGGAACTCAGTGACGAGGCGCCGCTGCGCGACCGCAGTCGAAAGCTCCCGACGGAGTCAGATTAA
- a CDS encoding helix-turn-helix domain-containing protein codes for MTSTSWSARLTATVVRAMRQARTEAHLTMPALSERCVERGLPEITDQTIKNLESGRRNTLTLTDFLVLADSLGVPPVTLLFPLSTTETVEVLPGREVPTWEALAWFTGEAPLSEAAPPGSARDILDTFRAHSDLVAAARASATLATERRRAASTTLAPERRTALLELAVGYEEYASTDRKELAAFRTRMREQGLVPPALPDGLAVADQVENEAPTTPRE; via the coding sequence ATGACCTCTACCTCTTGGTCGGCGCGGCTCACCGCCACGGTCGTCCGCGCGATGCGCCAGGCGCGCACGGAAGCGCACCTCACGATGCCGGCCCTCTCCGAACGCTGCGTCGAACGCGGCCTGCCGGAGATCACCGACCAGACGATCAAGAACCTGGAGTCGGGCCGCCGGAACACCCTCACCCTGACGGACTTCCTCGTCCTGGCGGACTCGCTCGGCGTACCGCCCGTGACCCTCCTCTTCCCGCTCAGCACCACCGAGACCGTGGAGGTCCTCCCCGGCCGGGAGGTCCCGACCTGGGAGGCGCTCGCATGGTTCACCGGCGAGGCCCCCCTCTCCGAAGCGGCTCCACCCGGCAGTGCCCGAGACATTCTGGACACCTTCCGGGCGCATAGCGACCTCGTCGCGGCAGCAAGGGCATCCGCCACCCTGGCCACCGAGCGCCGTCGGGCAGCCAGCACCACGCTAGCCCCAGAGCGCAGAACCGCCCTGCTAGAGCTGGCAGTTGGCTATGAGGAGTATGCGTCGACCGACCGCAAGGAACTTGCTGCCTTCCGGACGCGGATGCGCGAGCAGGGTCTTGTCCCGCCTGCGCTTCCCGATGGTCTCGCGGTCGCAGACCAGGTCGAGAACGAAGCACCTACGACACCACGAGAATGA
- a CDS encoding NUDIX domain-containing protein produces the protein MRTANRLAVSVIVHDRTTDKIATVHYGKRSWTPGPAWTIPGGKVEAGEEIDVAAARELREETSLVVAPADLRLVHTVQVKEGWDGLGQFLLFVFAADEFTGELVNAEPGKHLQVRWADAGALPGPMFPSSRSALEAYLSGGPAFATYGFDGSPDYYRLIE, from the coding sequence ATGCGCACCGCGAACAGGCTGGCAGTCAGCGTCATCGTCCACGACAGGACCACCGACAAGATCGCCACCGTCCACTACGGGAAGCGCAGTTGGACGCCGGGGCCGGCGTGGACGATCCCGGGCGGGAAGGTCGAGGCCGGGGAGGAGATCGACGTCGCGGCGGCGCGGGAGCTGCGCGAGGAGACCTCTCTGGTCGTCGCGCCCGCCGATCTGCGCCTGGTCCACACCGTCCAGGTGAAGGAGGGCTGGGACGGGCTCGGCCAGTTCCTGCTGTTCGTGTTCGCGGCCGACGAGTTCACCGGTGAGCTGGTCAACGCCGAGCCGGGCAAGCACCTTCAGGTCCGCTGGGCAGATGCCGGCGCGCTGCCCGGCCCGATGTTCCCGTCGTCGAGGAGCGCACTGGAGGCGTACCTGTCCGGTGGCCCGGCGTTCGCCACCTACGGCTTCGACGGCTCACCCGACTACTACCGGCTCATCGAGTGA
- a CDS encoding MFS transporter, giving the protein MRRLTRGAFADLTPLRESPHYRRLLFGQSVSAIGQQMTAVAVAVQVYDLTRSNFATGLVGLCSLLPLVVFGLYGGAIADRVDRRRLGMTGSGGLAAVSALLAAQALLDLRSVALLYVAVALQGGFFAVSSPARSSMIPRLVPREQLPAANALNTIGMNLGQTVGPLLGGVAIAAYGAQAAYLVDTVAFAATLYAMWRLPAMLPQTTTGKRATVLDGLRFLREQPNLRTSFLADLAAMIFGLPRALFPAIAVAFYGGGPGIVGLLVAAPAVGALAGGLFSGWIGRIHRHGLAVLASVATWGLAIAAFGVVHNLPLGLLLLAAAGCADTVSMIFRNTMMQVAAPDEMRGRLQGVFIIVVAGGPRLGDFESGTVATLTTPTLSILTGGLACIAAVLLLAARRPAFLRYDARHPTP; this is encoded by the coding sequence CTGCGCCGCCTCACCCGCGGCGCGTTCGCCGACCTCACCCCGCTGCGCGAGAGCCCCCACTACCGGCGGCTGCTGTTCGGGCAGTCGGTCTCCGCGATCGGCCAGCAGATGACCGCCGTCGCGGTCGCCGTCCAGGTCTACGACCTCACCCGGTCCAACTTCGCCACCGGCCTGGTCGGACTCTGCTCGCTGCTGCCACTGGTCGTCTTCGGCCTGTACGGCGGGGCCATCGCCGACCGCGTGGATCGCCGCCGGCTCGGCATGACCGGCTCCGGCGGGCTCGCCGCCGTCTCCGCGCTGCTCGCCGCCCAGGCGCTGCTGGACCTGCGCTCCGTCGCCCTACTCTACGTCGCCGTCGCACTCCAGGGCGGCTTCTTCGCCGTCAGCTCGCCCGCTCGGTCCTCGATGATCCCGCGGCTCGTCCCGCGCGAGCAGCTCCCCGCCGCCAACGCCCTCAACACCATCGGCATGAACCTCGGCCAGACCGTCGGCCCGCTGCTCGGCGGCGTCGCCATCGCCGCGTACGGCGCCCAAGCCGCGTACCTGGTCGACACCGTCGCCTTCGCCGCCACCCTCTACGCGATGTGGCGACTGCCCGCGATGCTCCCGCAAACCACCACCGGCAAGCGCGCCACCGTCCTCGACGGCCTGCGCTTCCTGCGCGAGCAGCCCAACCTGCGGACCTCCTTCCTCGCCGACCTCGCCGCGATGATCTTCGGCCTCCCGCGGGCCCTCTTCCCCGCGATCGCCGTCGCCTTCTACGGCGGCGGCCCCGGCATCGTGGGCCTGCTGGTCGCCGCCCCCGCCGTCGGCGCCCTCGCCGGAGGCCTGTTCTCCGGCTGGATCGGCCGGATCCACCGTCACGGCCTCGCCGTCCTGGCCTCCGTCGCCACCTGGGGCCTGGCCATCGCCGCGTTCGGCGTCGTCCACAACCTGCCGCTCGGCCTGCTGCTGCTCGCCGCGGCCGGCTGCGCCGACACCGTCTCGATGATCTTCCGCAACACGATGATGCAGGTAGCCGCGCCCGACGAGATGCGCGGCCGCCTCCAAGGCGTCTTCATCATCGTGGTGGCCGGCGGACCCCGCCTCGGCGACTTCGAATCCGGCACCGTCGCCACCCTCACCACCCCCACCCTCTCCATCCTCACCGGCGGTCTCGCCTGCATCGCCGCCGTCCTCCTCCTCGCCGCCCGCCGCCCCGCCTTCCTCCGCTACGACGCCCGCCACCCCACCCCCTGA
- a CDS encoding very short patch repair endonuclease, whose product MPPTASSPSVAARMSRQVSRDTVQELAVRRLLYHSGLRYRVNARVPGMPRRTVDILFPGPRVAVFLDGCFWHGCPEHATSPKSNADWWRTKLDRNIARDHETTAHLIAEGWAVLRFWEHHSAEDIAALVQQTVTARRATRRQEA is encoded by the coding sequence ATGCCGCCCACCGCGTCCTCGCCGTCCGTCGCCGCTCGCATGAGCCGACAGGTCTCCCGGGACACCGTCCAGGAACTCGCGGTCCGCCGCCTGCTGTACCACTCGGGCCTGCGCTACCGGGTGAACGCCCGCGTCCCCGGCATGCCTCGCCGCACGGTCGACATCCTCTTCCCCGGCCCGCGGGTCGCGGTCTTCCTCGACGGCTGCTTCTGGCACGGCTGCCCCGAGCACGCCACCAGTCCCAAGTCCAACGCCGACTGGTGGCGCACCAAGCTCGACCGCAACATCGCCCGCGACCACGAGACCACCGCCCACCTCATCGCTGAAGGCTGGGCCGTCCTGCGCTTCTGGGAACACCACTCCGCCGAGGACATCGCCGCCCTGGTGCAGCAGACAGTCACAGCCCGCCGAGCCACCCGGCGACAAGAGGCCTGA
- a CDS encoding SDR family oxidoreductase: protein MSERTALVVGGTSGIGLATARQLHTAGATVHVVGRSKERLEALAVSDPELVGHRADGGDRAQITEVLKTIGSLDWLVVALSGGEGAGPFADLDLDVLRSAFDAKFWGQLTTVQAALPHLAEDGSITLLTAISARTGLPGASGLAAVNGALESMIRPLALELAPRRVNAVSPGLVDTPWWGGLPQDARDAYFAHAAGQLPVRRIAAPEDVAEAVVLAATNRNLTGTVLEADGGLRLVSIN from the coding sequence ATGAGTGAGCGCACTGCACTGGTGGTCGGCGGCACTTCGGGCATCGGACTCGCCACCGCACGCCAACTGCACACCGCCGGCGCGACGGTGCACGTGGTGGGCCGCAGCAAGGAGCGCCTGGAGGCGCTCGCGGTCAGCGACCCGGAGCTGGTCGGGCACCGCGCGGACGGCGGCGACCGAGCACAGATCACCGAAGTCCTGAAAACCATCGGCAGCTTGGACTGGCTGGTGGTCGCACTGAGCGGCGGCGAGGGCGCGGGCCCGTTCGCCGACCTCGACCTGGACGTGCTGCGCAGCGCGTTCGACGCCAAGTTCTGGGGGCAGTTGACCACCGTGCAGGCCGCCCTGCCGCACCTGGCCGAGGACGGGTCGATCACCCTGCTCACCGCCATCTCCGCCCGGACGGGACTGCCGGGGGCGTCGGGGCTGGCCGCGGTGAACGGGGCGCTGGAGTCGATGATCCGGCCGCTCGCGCTGGAGCTGGCGCCGCGCCGGGTCAACGCGGTCTCCCCCGGCCTGGTCGACACCCCCTGGTGGGGCGGCCTGCCGCAGGACGCGCGCGACGCCTACTTCGCCCACGCGGCAGGCCAGTTGCCGGTCCGCCGGATCGCCGCCCCGGAGGACGTCGCCGAGGCGGTGGTGCTGGCCGCGACCAACCGCAACCTCACCGGCACCGTCCTGGAGGCGGACGGCGGCCTGCGGCTGGTCAGCATCAACTGA